agctggcCCCCAGCAACCCTCTCCCACTTCAAGAGGTGCAGAACCTGTCGGGCAAACTGGGCAGCTGCCTCCTTCTGCTGGGCACAAGGGGCCCAGGTTCCGGGTGCCACAAGAGGCGGGCCCGGCTCCGGCTGCTCCTGAGCCGCGCTCAGGTTTCAGGGAGCAGCTCCCGCCCACTCGGAGCTAACAGCTGGAGAAGGCTTGTGCTTGTGGTGCCCAGCCCAGCCGCGGAGATGCCAGCACTGCACTGTTGCCTGCAGCAGGGCCCGCTTCCTCCTGGGCTGAGTGGAACACACTGGGGAGAAGCCACCCACCGCAGGATGAACCCTGCTGGCTCCACAGTGGCTGGTGCGGGAAGCTACCAGCAAGTGGGACCCACATGGGACAGAGCCTGGGTGGGGTCCCGAGCTGCTGGGAGAGGTGCAGCACAAGGCAGATCCATCCCACCCTACCCTGGCCCCCCGAAATGCCCTCCTGTGACAAAGGGGaagcttttttaatgttttgtatgaacatggtgtgtgcctcagtttcccctctgtgttgCACAAGTATCTCAGTGCTGGGACAATGGTGTGTGATCCTTACAGAGACCCCAGAGGGCAGGGGTCATGCTGCCTAGACCCAGacaatggccgacactctgtatCCTGGCAACTGAAGGCCGGGGCCCATCCTCTGCAAGGAGTCAGCCAGAGGCACCCAGGACACCTCCTCTGTGGatctggaacagctgccatgggagaggttaataagactggtaCTGcatagcttggaaaagagaggactcagggggagaggagagaggtccATAAATGATGGCTGGGGTGGAGAGAGTGACtagggacgtgttatttacttctcatacaggcagtaagtttaaaacaaacaaaaggaagtacttattcacacaacgcacagtcagcctggggaactctttgccagaggatgttgtgaaggccaaaactataccagggttgaaaaaagaactaggtaaattcatggcaGACAGGTCCATTGaaggctgttagccaggatgggcagggacacaaccccactCTCCAGGTGccctaacctctgactgccagcacCTGGGGCTGGAATCCAGGGTACGAATTGCTCACActcaccctgttctgttcactccctctgaagtgCCCGGCGCTGGCCCCTGGCAGCCGACAGGACCCAGGGTGGGACGGGACATTGGGCTGCCCCTGGTGGCCACTCTCCCCTGCAGTGTTAGCGCCAGCACCGCCTGCCTGCTCCTAGCTCACCTGGGGTGCACTGGCTGCTAGCTGTGGGCAGTGGAGCAATTAGaacagggagcccaggctgcctccCGACTGCTCCCGCCAGTGTTGCCCCCAGCTACACTCCGACCTTCCCCTGCCGTTTGAGCACGGCTGGGGAGTCTGTGCCAGGCAGCTGCCATGTGGCCACCCTCCTGGCAGGGTCACCCCTCCCCATTACCCACCGGGCACTGCCCATTCACCCgacagagccccaggccctgacAATGCCCTCAGCATAGGGCCATGAGGCCACGCTGGctcagtccctccctcccccaccttcaaAGGGGAAGGTCAGGTCTgggcagaatctgtccctgtccctgcaGAGGGGCCCAGGTGCCAAGGGCAAAGTCAGCCTATGCCAGGCTTGGGAGCAGCCACCATCCCGCTGGAATGACTGAGCTTCACCCAGGCACCTGCCCGagtaacccaggagtcctgggccagcTTCTCTCCCGGGGTTTGGgctcaggcagggcaggggagagctaGGGGCTGGCCTTGGCTGACCCAGCCGTGTGATCAGGGCTAGGGTGAATCTCAGTGTAGGGGGAGCTGCAGGCTGCATGCCACCCTCACCGCCAGCCTGTGCCCGAAGCTGCCCAGCAGGGGGGCTAGGCCCTGTCCAGGGTGCTGGAGCTCTTGCCAGGCACCTTGGGGGCTACATTGTGGCTTAGGAGGGTGACTAGCTTCCTGAAGCCACTGTTAACTGTGGCCCTAGGGAGGGAACTGACTAGAgcatcctcctccccctcctcgcCTCGCTCCTGCCCCTCCTGGTCCAGCAGCTGCTTGTACTGGGCctccagggaggggctgggccctgtgctgggagccagggggctGCTCCAGCGCTTGGACACCATGCAGCTGTTGTCGTAGATGGGGGCCAGGTCGGTGCTGCTCCCTTCCGGGGAGCCCCTGGAGCCCAGGAATGAGGACCCCTCCCCCTCAACGGAGCAGGAGCGGCCCAGCGTGTAGAGGTTCTCATAGAGATGCTCCGAAACCCGGAGCCCCTGCCCACAGAATGCCCTGGCCACTCCCTGCTCCATCTTGGCCTCTCCCCAGGGCTCGAGCAGGGGCTGCAGGCCTCTGTGGATGGAGGCATAGACGATGGGGGGCTCAGCTCCTGTCCCTGCACAGCCCCCCGACtccagggtgcagggcagggcctgtccGCTCTCTGGACAAAGCCCCACAGGGAGGGATGGCCTCCCTGCACCCTCCAGGGCCCAGGGCGGCAGTGCTTCCTCCAGGCTCTGGGAGCTCCACAGCCTGGGCTCCATTCCCTGCCTGGAGCCCAGAGGCTCCGGCGCTTGGGGGCTGCTCCTGCCCAGAAGGCTGCTGCTCTGGCGGGCGATGGCTGCGGAGACGAGGTTGCACAGCTCAGTGGCCCGGCTGGTGGCCAAGGTGAAGATGCCCTCACCTGAGTCGCAGCGGCGGCCAGCCTCGAAGGAGAACAGGGCCTGCAGGGAGCAGACAGCAGCGTTACCTGGGATGCTGGGCCATGGACGCCTGCCCGGAGAGCTCGGGTCTTCCCAAGGGGCCCATGCAGGCTTGGAGCAGGCAGACGGCGGGGCTGGGCCTGCCCTGGTGCTCCTGCGGCCCCTGGCACTGCAAGGGCAGAGGTGACCCCTGCGGGAGGCAGCTCAGTACCTTGTCATGGCCAAATTTGCGCAGGAAGGGGtagggccaggtgaggagggaCTGGCGGGACTGGGGGGTCTTCAGCACAAGTCCCTTGGGCAAGGCAGCCAGCAGATAGTGCCCACTCAGGCCACACCTGGCAGAGGCATCCGTCTTGTGCACCAGCACCAGGAACTCGTTCACTGCAGGGAAACGAACCCACACAAGAGTCACTGCCCGGCCCCACTGCATCCCACCTTCTGCCCAAGCCACAGCCTGGCCCTACTGCATCCCCCTTCCCGCCTGTCAGAGTCACTGCCTGGCCCCACTGTGTTCCTCCCTGCTCACCAGAGTCACTGCCCGGCCCACTGTGTCCCCCTTCCTGCCTGCC
This genomic window from Dermochelys coriacea isolate rDerCor1 chromosome 8, rDerCor1.pri.v4, whole genome shotgun sequence contains:
- the DDX41 gene encoding probable ATP-dependent RNA helicase DDX41 isoform X3, whose product is MQAAAVSAMLVLTHWSPWGTLLPHAACPTHHKGEVTEKGSLPAHSLRCSGHHSPLLAPLPSAHSPARSAGPMETPVKAGILYVQHLKFGKKSWRKVWAQLFATNPCGIARLETCEVRDDGSGPEKASLRRCERRVIRLADCVSVGPADAHSCPKDTAAFCLNTMEKSYVLAAEQRDGWIAQLCQLAFQCTNEPAPGSTRDPPGPDLHVEENTLYSSWQDLNEFLVLVHKTDASARCGLSGHYLLAALPKGLVLKTPQSRQSLLTWPYPFLRKFGHDKALFSFEAGRRCDSGEGIFTLATSRATELCNLVSAAIARQSSSLLGRSSPQAPEPLGSRQGMEPRLWSSQSLEEALPPWALEGAGRPSLPVGLCPESGQALPCTLESGGCAGTGAEPPIVYASIHRGLQPLLEPWGEAKMEQGVARAFCGQGLRVSEHLYENLYTLGRSCSVEGEGSSFLGSRGSPEGSSTDLAPIYDNSCMVSKRWSSPLAPSTGPSPSLEAQYKQLLDQEGQERGEEGEEDALVSSLPRATVNSGFRKLVTLLSHNVAPKVPGKSSSTLDRA